From Actinomycetota bacterium, one genomic window encodes:
- a CDS encoding saccharopine dehydrogenase NADP-binding domain-containing protein, which yields MKVLVMGGAGNMGSRAVEDLANTPGVERVTIGDANLAKAREIAGKLESAPAKVEAVQVDARNHARLVEVMRGYDVVASALGPFYLFETRLVKAALDADVNYISICDDWSAAQDTIIRFDHVARERGRLVVTGMGASPGLSNVGVRLLADQLDKVRKADIYVYMPAEGEYGEAVIKHTFFIYGTVVPVFREGVMYMLPAGSLHYDVEMPKFGVQRVWNIGHSEAVTLSRFNPHLEEVKMTMGMGKGSRIFVALGRLGFFSTPKKIDLATKLLLKYSKPSPTADPDCALRVDVTGEKDGRETTLTVCGIATQRESTGLALSIGTYLLGKGKLQVSKGGVWGPEDCFDPQEVLHILGEKGIPVYSDVAMRNRIN from the coding sequence ATGAAAGTACTGGTCATGGGCGGTGCCGGAAATATGGGCAGCCGGGCGGTGGAGGATCTTGCCAACACCCCCGGCGTGGAACGGGTGACCATAGGCGATGCCAACCTGGCCAAAGCCCGGGAAATCGCCGGCAAACTGGAATCGGCCCCCGCCAAAGTGGAAGCGGTCCAAGTCGACGCCAGAAATCATGCCCGCCTGGTGGAGGTCATGCGGGGGTACGACGTCGTGGCCTCAGCCCTCGGGCCTTTTTATCTCTTCGAGACGCGCCTGGTAAAGGCGGCTCTGGATGCCGACGTCAACTACATCAGCATCTGCGACGACTGGTCGGCGGCCCAGGACACCATCATTCGCTTCGACCACGTGGCCCGCGAGAGAGGTCGCCTGGTGGTCACCGGCATGGGGGCCAGCCCGGGCCTCTCCAACGTAGGGGTAAGGCTCCTGGCCGACCAGTTGGACAAGGTCCGCAAGGCGGACATCTACGTGTACATGCCCGCCGAGGGGGAATACGGGGAGGCGGTCATCAAACACACCTTTTTCATCTACGGTACGGTGGTCCCCGTGTTCCGGGAAGGGGTCATGTACATGCTCCCGGCAGGGAGCCTTCACTACGACGTGGAGATGCCTAAGTTCGGCGTACAACGGGTATGGAACATTGGGCATTCGGAGGCGGTTACCCTTTCCCGCTTCAATCCTCACCTGGAGGAAGTGAAGATGACCATGGGGATGGGCAAGGGCTCGCGCATTTTCGTGGCTCTCGGACGCCTGGGATTCTTTTCCACCCCAAAGAAGATCGACCTGGCTACCAAGCTGCTTCTTAAATATTCCAAGCCCTCCCCCACCGCCGACCCCGACTGCGCCCTGCGAGTGGACGTCACCGGGGAGAAGGACGGAAGGGAGACCACTCTCACCGTGTGCGGCATAGCCACCCAAAGGGAATCCACCGGCCTGGCCCTGTCCATCGGGACTTACCTCCTGGGGAAGGGGAAGTTGCAGGTCAGCAAAGGCGGGGTGTGGGGACCGGAGGACTGCTTCGATCCCCAGGAAGTTTTGCACATCCTGGGGGAGAAAGGCATACCCGTGTATTCCGACGTGGCCATGCGCAACCGCATCAACTGA
- a CDS encoding FAD-dependent oxidoreductase, with the protein MGEFDILFSPVRIGSMELKNRLVMPAMCCRFGTEEGAVSPRLIDYYVERARGGVGLIVIENTCVDWPTGKAGMAPIRIDDFKYIGGLHDLAEAVHPYGVKIATQLHHTGRQNTTICTEGQQLVAPSPVPCMAMGGEMPRELTREEIEAIITKYVLGAARTKMAGFDAVEIHGAHGYLVQQFMSPLTNHREDEFGGDFEGRMRFPLRIIEGIRAGCGPDFPIIFRMSADEYVEGGLILEDAKAIARKLEEAGVDAISVSAGIYDSQPSWFARIFPPAPMPPGCNVHLAEEIKKVVSIPVIVAGKLDNPYLAAEVLEKGKADLVAIGRPLLADPHLPRKVAEGRLEDIRPCLYCNQSCYGNLFKLWSIQCDVNPELGRERELALERTANPRKVMVVGGGPAGMEAARILALRGHSVVLCEKEGELGGQLKAGSTPSFKGQVKRLLNHLSAQLERVGVEVRLNTEVTPELVKKEAPDAVVVATGAVPDRPDIRGIEGANIRYAADVLTGKAEVGDKVVVLGGGDVGLETALHLAETGKTVKVVEKEAQAVPDMNTVNRLYLLWMAENLGVEILTGTEVVEIEPGKVTVSVSGESRELEADVVVVATGYLPHRSLAEKLKRLPVKVYEVGDCREIGRIKGAIHGAAILAREI; encoded by the coding sequence ATGGGAGAGTTCGACATCCTGTTCAGCCCGGTCCGGATAGGCTCCATGGAGCTCAAGAACCGCCTGGTCATGCCGGCCATGTGCTGCCGTTTCGGTACCGAGGAGGGAGCCGTTTCCCCCCGCCTCATCGATTATTACGTGGAGAGAGCCCGGGGAGGCGTGGGGCTTATCGTCATTGAAAATACCTGCGTGGACTGGCCCACGGGAAAAGCGGGAATGGCCCCCATCAGAATAGACGATTTCAAGTACATCGGTGGCCTTCACGACCTCGCGGAAGCGGTGCATCCCTACGGGGTGAAGATCGCCACCCAACTCCATCATACCGGCCGCCAGAACACCACCATCTGCACCGAAGGCCAGCAGCTGGTGGCGCCCTCCCCCGTCCCCTGCATGGCCATGGGCGGGGAGATGCCGCGAGAGCTTACCCGGGAGGAGATAGAGGCCATCATCACCAAGTACGTCCTGGGAGCGGCACGGACTAAGATGGCCGGCTTCGACGCCGTGGAGATCCACGGGGCCCATGGGTACCTGGTGCAACAGTTCATGTCACCCCTGACCAATCACCGGGAGGACGAATTCGGGGGCGACTTCGAGGGCCGCATGCGCTTCCCCTTGCGCATCATCGAGGGCATCCGTGCCGGATGCGGTCCCGACTTCCCCATCATCTTCCGCATGAGCGCCGACGAGTATGTGGAGGGAGGCCTGATCCTCGAGGACGCCAAGGCCATCGCCAGGAAGCTGGAGGAGGCGGGCGTGGACGCCATAAGCGTCAGCGCAGGGATCTACGACTCCCAGCCCTCCTGGTTCGCCAGGATATTCCCACCCGCTCCCATGCCCCCCGGCTGCAACGTTCATCTGGCCGAGGAGATCAAGAAGGTGGTTAGCATACCGGTGATCGTAGCCGGGAAACTGGACAACCCGTATCTGGCCGCGGAAGTCCTGGAGAAAGGAAAAGCCGACCTGGTGGCCATCGGGCGACCGCTGCTCGCCGACCCCCACCTTCCCAGAAAGGTAGCCGAGGGACGGTTGGAGGACATAAGGCCCTGCCTGTACTGCAATCAGAGTTGCTACGGGAACCTCTTCAAGCTTTGGAGCATCCAGTGCGACGTTAACCCGGAGCTGGGAAGGGAAAGGGAGTTGGCCCTGGAAAGGACTGCCAACCCCCGGAAGGTAATGGTGGTGGGCGGCGGTCCGGCGGGCATGGAAGCGGCGCGCATCCTGGCCCTTCGCGGGCACTCAGTGGTCCTCTGCGAGAAGGAGGGGGAGCTGGGCGGGCAACTGAAAGCCGGCTCCACCCCCTCATTCAAGGGACAGGTGAAAAGATTATTGAATCACCTTTCCGCCCAGCTGGAGCGGGTCGGGGTCGAGGTCCGGCTGAATACCGAGGTCACCCCGGAGCTGGTGAAAAAGGAGGCCCCCGACGCGGTGGTGGTGGCCACCGGGGCGGTTCCCGACAGGCCGGACATTCGCGGCATCGAGGGAGCGAACATCCGCTACGCCGCCGACGTGCTGACCGGAAAAGCGGAGGTGGGCGATAAGGTTGTGGTGCTCGGTGGCGGGGACGTCGGACTGGAAACCGCCCTCCACCTGGCAGAAACCGGTAAAACGGTAAAGGTCGTGGAGAAAGAGGCGCAGGCAGTTCCGGACATGAACACCGTCAACCGGCTTTATCTCCTGTGGATGGCCGAAAACCTGGGGGTGGAGATCCTCACCGGCACGGAGGTGGTGGAGATAGAACCGGGTAAGGTTACTGTTTCCGTAAGCGGGGAAAGCCGCGAGCTGGAGGCGGACGTAGTGGTGGTGGCCACCGGTTACCTACCGCACCGTAGCCTGGCCGAAAAACTCAAGAGGCTACCTGTGAAGGTCTACGAGGTGGGGGATTGCCGGGAGATAGGGAGGATAAAGGGTGCCATCCACGGCGCGGCCATCCTGGCGCGAGAGATATAA
- a CDS encoding Tm-1-like ATP-binding domain-containing protein: MKKTVLIVATLDTRGDEADLLRRVIREKGHEALVLDAGVMGEPAIQGDFSREEVAEAGGRSLAELREEAEKGADRAQATRVMAEGIKAIAADLYEQGRIHACLALGGTTGAALGMAAMRELPVGVPKVLVTTFIDPAVIGDQDVTVMQSPIDLVGMNKVVENTLRLAAGAVAGMLEAETSMEARPLVGITALGVTTPAVQKVFSRLEKEGRDAVVFHARTTVLERLARAGMMDGVIDITPFEAIPMALYPPEYIARLVGAPEERRERLTSVLERGLPWIIAPGGLDMHIFPGTGIDSIPEEFRDRAWTMHGPGIVLVRTSGEELEKVAAFLAEAAAKSSGPVAAVIPLRGFSETDKAGAPLFDPEADRHFVEAFKKALPPDVEVLEVDCHINDEGFADAVMRVFDRITQAGR, translated from the coding sequence ATGAAAAAGACGGTGCTCATCGTGGCCACCCTGGACACGCGCGGTGACGAGGCCGATCTCCTTAGACGGGTCATCCGGGAAAAAGGCCACGAAGCGTTGGTTCTGGACGCAGGGGTAATGGGGGAACCCGCCATCCAGGGCGACTTCAGCCGTGAAGAGGTGGCCGAGGCCGGGGGAAGGAGCCTGGCCGAGTTGCGGGAGGAAGCCGAGAAGGGCGCCGACCGCGCCCAAGCCACCAGGGTTATGGCGGAGGGAATAAAGGCCATCGCCGCGGATCTCTACGAGCAGGGTAGGATACACGCCTGCCTGGCCCTAGGCGGGACCACGGGAGCCGCGCTGGGGATGGCAGCCATGCGGGAACTCCCAGTTGGTGTGCCCAAGGTGCTGGTAACCACCTTCATCGATCCTGCGGTCATCGGCGACCAGGACGTCACGGTCATGCAGTCTCCCATCGACCTGGTGGGCATGAACAAGGTGGTGGAGAACACCCTGCGCCTGGCCGCCGGAGCGGTAGCTGGGATGCTGGAGGCGGAGACCTCCATGGAGGCCAGGCCTCTCGTTGGAATCACCGCCCTGGGGGTAACCACCCCGGCGGTACAGAAGGTGTTCTCCCGACTGGAAAAAGAAGGAAGGGACGCGGTGGTCTTCCATGCCCGGACCACAGTGCTGGAAAGGCTGGCCCGGGCGGGGATGATGGACGGGGTGATCGACATCACCCCCTTCGAGGCCATCCCCATGGCTCTCTATCCCCCGGAATACATCGCCCGCCTGGTGGGCGCCCCGGAGGAGCGCCGGGAGAGGCTGACCAGCGTTCTCGAGCGGGGTCTTCCTTGGATCATCGCTCCCGGTGGGTTGGACATGCACATCTTTCCCGGTACGGGCATAGATTCCATCCCCGAGGAATTCCGGGACCGGGCCTGGACCATGCACGGGCCGGGGATCGTCCTGGTTCGCACCAGCGGCGAGGAACTGGAAAAAGTCGCTGCCTTTCTCGCCGAGGCCGCCGCAAAGTCCTCCGGCCCCGTGGCCGCGGTTATCCCCCTACGTGGTTTCTCGGAGACGGATAAGGCGGGCGCCCCACTCTTCGACCCTGAGGCGGACCGGCATTTTGTGGAAGCCTTCAAGAAGGCGCTGCCACCGGATGTCGAGGTGTTGGAGGTGGACTGCCATATAAACGACGAGGGTTTCGCGGACGCCGTTATGCGGGTTTTCGACCGGATAACCCAAGCCGGGAGGTGA